In Phycisphaerae bacterium RAS1, the genomic window AGGCAACGGCGTTTTTTTCAGGCCGAGCTTGTGCCGGCAATACGCGAGGCATCGACGCGCCTTGCGTTCGACGATACGCAAGCCGGAACTCGGTTCAAACAGTTTGCCGTATTGGAACGCGCGCATGTTTCAGTCGCCCGCTTTCCGCTTCTTGTTGCCCGCCAGGCGGCGTGCCTGTTGAATGACGGAGTCCCACTGGTCAGACGTGAGATTGCGGGCCTCGCGCAGGAACGCCGGAACCTTCTCCGCCGCCAACGCATCCTGGGTTGCGATTTCCTCGACGATCGGCTGGGCCTTGCCCCACCCGGCCCGCAACTGCGACTCGTCGATGTCGTAAAGCTGTACGATCCTGAGCAGGAGTTCTTCGGACGGATTGCGCCGTCCGCACTCGATGTCGGTGAGGTGCGGCGGCGTGATGTCGAGCAACCGGGCCATCTCGCGCAGGCCCTTTTTCAGAACCGCGATGCGGCGCTGCCGGAGCACGTCGCCGATGGGCCCGTCCGATGGTCGATTCTTGGCCAAGTCAGCCTCCGATCCGCAGTGTATGCACATATGCTAACGGCCCGCCCGCCGAAGTCAAGGGCCATGGTTTCACAGCCGGCGGCGGGTTTGGCTCGCATCTGACACGATCTGACCGCACGCTGAAACTGAGCCGCCGCAGTGAACGGCACGGGAACCAGTCGCGGGGCAGGTGACGCGCGGCGTTCGGCCGCGGGAACTGGTACCGGTGGGTTCCGCTACCCCGCGACGGAAAAAGCTCGCGGAAAACCGTGACTTGCGCTTTCCATTGCGCTATTCTGGCCGCGTGAAACAGCGTTTCATAATCGTCAGAATCACGTGAACGCGTGGCCTGGCGTCTGAATCGTGGGATCGGACAACCGGTAAACCTGTCCACCAAACAGGCTAAGGAGGCGGACTTCATCACCCGCCATGTTCGAGTGCTCGTAGCGCTGGATGCCAGGAGACTGGCTCGTCCAGTGCGAGGGAGGCTCGGCTGAGTAATCCCAAGCTTTTGGAGTAATCCAGCCGTTCGATCCCATACACATCATGGGCGAGTCGCTTCGCACCTGGCCGCGCCGTGGTTCGCCACGGGGCAAGGCCTCGGCCGAAGCGTCCGCCTCGTTCTTTGCATATGAAAACTGGGCGACCGGGACAGACTTGTGCTTTTGCGCGAGCCGGATCAGCCAAAGTGGGTGATGTCGCCATTGGCGGCTAATCCCCCTGCGGGGTTCGGGACCGTCCGACGCACGCGAGTGCGGCAGCGGCCCGTTCAACGTTTGCCCGGGCAGGGAGCTTGTTTGCGGCGACGCAAACGACCGGCGCGATGATAAGCGTCGGCATTCCGCATCAAACGGCGGATGGTGAAAAGCTCAACTGCGAAAGGCGGGAAACCGCTTCTGGG contains:
- a CDS encoding Helix-turn-helix domain protein, with translation MAKNRPSDGPIGDVLRQRRIAVLKKGLREMARLLDITPPHLTDIECGRRNPSEELLLRIVQLYDIDESQLRAGWGKAQPIVEEIATQDALAAEKVPAFLREARNLTSDQWDSVIQQARRLAGNKKRKAGD